A single region of the Streptomyces sp. NBC_00425 genome encodes:
- a CDS encoding MHYT domain-containing protein — protein MEGTIDGFRYGAVTPAAAFVMACLGGALGLRCIVRTLLNPASFKPGWLALGAASIGCGIWTMHFIAMIGFQVAETRVGYDVGLTVLSLAVAVVVVGVGVFIVGYRGAGRAALSLAGAVTGLGVAAMHYLGMAAMQLNGAVSYAPFTVALSVVIAVVAATAALWAAVTIRGFLTSLGASLVMGLAVSGMHYTAMAAVSVHVHDTTASWTGDTATSLLLPMLIGPVIFLLLAGVVVMFDPLLVLGDGEWNRPARSGRTGTPSEPAERPATVRSWSRE, from the coding sequence CCATCGACGGATTCCGGTACGGGGCGGTGACGCCGGCGGCCGCCTTTGTGATGGCCTGCCTGGGCGGAGCCCTGGGGCTGCGCTGCATCGTGCGGACACTGCTCAACCCCGCGTCCTTCAAGCCCGGATGGCTGGCGCTGGGCGCCGCGTCGATCGGCTGCGGCATCTGGACGATGCACTTCATCGCCATGATCGGCTTTCAGGTGGCGGAGACCCGGGTCGGCTACGACGTCGGCCTGACGGTCCTCAGCCTCGCCGTCGCGGTCGTGGTGGTCGGCGTCGGCGTGTTCATCGTCGGCTACCGCGGCGCCGGCCGCGCGGCGCTGTCACTCGCGGGCGCCGTCACCGGCCTCGGGGTCGCCGCCATGCACTATCTGGGCATGGCGGCCATGCAGCTCAACGGGGCGGTGTCGTACGCCCCGTTCACCGTGGCGCTCTCGGTGGTGATCGCGGTGGTCGCCGCGACCGCCGCCCTGTGGGCCGCCGTCACGATCCGCGGGTTCCTGACCAGCCTCGGCGCCAGTCTGGTGATGGGCCTGGCCGTGTCGGGCATGCACTACACGGCCATGGCCGCGGTCAGCGTCCACGTGCACGACACGACGGCGTCCTGGACCGGCGACACCGCGACCTCACTGCTGCTGCCGATGCTCATCGGTCCGGTGATCTTCCTGCTGCTGGCCGGCGTGGTGGTGATGTTCGATCCGCTGCTCGTGCTGGGCGACGGCGAGTGGAACCGGCCCGCCCGGTCGGGCCGGACCGGGACGCCTTCAGAACCGGCCGAACGCCCGGCGACCGTCCGGTCGTGGAGCCGTGAGTGA